The genome window CCTTGAGCCGGATCGCATCACCGTGGTGTGCGGCACCACGGTGACTTCGTATCCCGACGAGGTCCCTGCTGCTGATGGCGCTGGGGATTGAGGCGGTGCCTGCGCAGCCGCCGGCCTGATCACGTCTGGAGAAACAGACCGCACCGTTCCCCGCAGGGTGCCGAAATCGGGGAAAGGACAACCAGCAAGGCGAAGATCCACCCGCTGACCTGGCTTCACGTTGTCGATATCTTCGGAGGCCACGGTCATCTTCGCCACCAGCCCCCTGCCGCTGGGGGCGATGCGAGCCAGCTCCTGGCCCTGCTGGACCACCTGCTGGGGGTTGAACAGCTGCATGGAGAAGAGCACTCCATCCACAGGCGCACGCACCAGGGTGATGCCCAGATCCCGGCTGACTTGGGCGCGTTCCCCGCTGTTGGCGGCGAACTCCTGGGCGAGCCTGGAGAGCTGGGCATTGTCGCGAAAGCGCACCTCCTCGACGGCGCGTCGGGCCTTGGCCAGGTCGGAGCTGGCCACCTCCAGGTTGGCGGCCTTCTCATCGAGCTGGAGCGGTGCGATCGCTCCGCTGTTCCTCAGCAGCTGGAAGCGGTTGAACTCCGCCTGGGCCAGCTGGAGGGCGGCCTGGGCCTTCTCCACCTGCAGCTCAGCACCCTGCACCGCCGCCCTGTTCTGGCTGCGCAGGGCCTCCAGTTCCCGTTCGAGGGCGCTGCGGCTGGAGGCCAGTTGCTCCCGCCTTCCCTCCAGGTCGGCGGGATCCAGCACCGCAATCACCTGGCCCCGACGCACGGACTGATTGGCCCGGGCGTCGACGCTGCGCACCCGGCCGCTCAACGGGGCATGGATGACACTGGTTTCTCCAGTGGGGCGAATCTGGCCGCTTCCACGCACCACCACCCGGTAGGGCCAGACCGCCATCAGGCCGACCGCGCTGACGAAGCTTCCCAGCATCACCAGACCGAGAAGCCTCACCCACGGCCGCACCGAAGGTAGAAACTCCTCGCTGGTGCTAGGCCGGAGCACCAGACCGGCATCGACCTGCCGCGCTGCGAGTTTCTCAGGCTTTCGGGCCTCCGCCGACACCGTCAGCATGGACCGAGCCGAGGGCGGATCAACAGGAGATGGATCGCTCATGCGGGCAGGAGATAGGGGGTGAGTGGTTCCACATCGCGCAGGTCCTGGGGCCGTCCCTGAAACTTCACCTTGCCGCGCTCCAGGTACACGATCCAGTCGCAGCGGAGGATCACGCTGGGTCGGTGGCTAACCATCACGGTGGTGAGACCCTGCCGCAGCGGCAGAAGTCGATCCAGCAGACGGCGCTCCAAGCCGGGATCCAGAGCCGCTGTGGATTCATCCAGGATCAGCACCGGCGGCCTAGCCACCAGCGCCCGGGCGATCGCCAGACGCTGCCGCTGGCCGCCGGAGAGGTTGGCACCGAACTCACCCAGCACTGTCTGATAGCCGTCGGGGAGCTCGCGGATGAACTCATCGGCCAGGGCCAGATCACAGGCAGCCACCACCTGATCGAAGCCGGCATCGGGATAGGTGAAGCGAAAGTTCTCCAGGATGGTTCGGTTGAAGAACTGCGGATCCTGTGGGATGAGCGCCACCTGCTGCCGGAGGCACTCGAGCGAGATGTCCTTGAGCCCGTAGGGTCCGAAGTGAATCGTGCCGCTCTGGGGCGGATAAAGACCCGCCATCAGCTTCACCAGGGTGCTTTTGCCGCAACCTGACTCGCCGATCAATGCGGTCATGAAGCCGCCCGGGATCGTGATATCGAAATCCTTGAGCAGCTCCATGCGCCCGGCATGGTGAAAGCCGAGATCCTGGCAGCGGATCTCACAACCCAGTGGAAGCGCCACCCAGGGCTTCGTTGCGGCCTTGGGATCCTCCACCGTGCCATTGAGCACCTCCGAGAGGCGATGGAACACCACCTGAGCAGTGATGAAGTCGCCGGCGAAGGCCACCAGCGAATCCAGGAACTCCAGGACGTTGAACCCCATGCCGTTGAAGGCCAGCAGCTGGCCAATGCTCAGCCGGCCGGCGATGACAAAAGTGCTTCCATACCAGAGCAGCGCCAGAGTGGTGACGTTGGAGAGAAGCTCGGTGGTGCTGGAGCCAAACAACTTCAGCTGCAGCGTCTTCCAGCGCAGATGAGACAGGGTTCCGAAATTGCTCTGGTATTCATCCCAGACCTGCGGGGTAGCTTCGGTGGTTTTGAGAACCTGGGCCCCGCGGAAAGCCTCGACCAGGAACCCCTGATTCTCGGCGGACTGCACGATGAGACGGCGGGTCTTCTGCCGCAGCGCAGGCAGGAACAGCAGATTGGCACTCACCACCAGCAGGAATGCGAGCAAGGCAACGACCGTGAGGGCAGGGCTGTAGGCCAACATCACCGCGAGCGACACCAGGGCGACGAAGAGCTGGCTGGGGAGGCCAAGCACCACATCGCCGATCAGACCATTGATGCGGTTGACATCGCTGATTCGGCTCACAACTTCGCCGCTGCGGTGGCTGTCGAAATAGGTCATCGGCAACCTCAGCAGCTGATGGCCGTACTCGAGCAACATCCCGAGTTGCAGGCGCTGGGCGAAATGGCCCACGAGATGGCCCTGCAGCAGGGAGATCAGGTTGCGGAAGACGAACAGCAACAGCATTCCCAGCCCAAGGCTGGTGAGCAACTGGCTGTCCCGCCTCACCAGCACGTCGTCGGTGAGGAACTGCATCAGCAGCGGCATCGCCAGAGCGAGTAGACCGATCACCGCATTAATCGCCAGGGCCTGCACTAGCAGGCCCCGATAGGGCAGCACCAACCTCAGGAACCGCAGGAAGGGGGCCCGTTGAGCCTCCTCCTGTTGGCTCAGACGATGGAGATCGGGCTCGAGCAGCAGCATCACGCCGTTGCTCCAGCCCTCCAGAAACTCCCGCTCGGACAACCAGCGCAGCCCAACAGCCGGATCGGCGATCAGGTAGCTCTGCCTGCGCTTAACGTGGAGGACCACCCAGTGATTGCCCTTCCAGTGGCAGATCGCTGGCAGGGGAACGGTGTCGAGATGCCGAAGCAAGTCGGACTCGGCACGCACCGCTCGGGCCTGAAAGCCGATGGCGTCGGCCCCTCGGCGCAGCCCCAACAGAGTGGAACCGAGGGAGCCGGTGCCGACCAGCTCACGCACACGCGCGAGAGAAAGATTCCTGCCGTACTGGCGAGCCACGGTCGCGACACAGGCAGCGCCGCAATCTTCCTCGGAATACTGCTCGACGAAAGCGTAGCGGGGCATTGAATGGAGAACGCATCAGGAAAGTAGGGGACTAGACGTTCAAGTGACACTGAAACTGTGGCGGTTCGCAAACCGAATCAACGGCGCGCCGCGACATAGAGCCTCACACTAAGGAAGATTTTGTAGGCCTTTTCAAGCGGCCGGCTGCCGAAAGGGATGGGGCAGCCAGCTGGATCTTCCTCAACCAGGAAGACCCAGCGAGAGCGAACCCATTCCCCAGCAGATTCAACACGCCCTTTCGGCGCGCTGACTTAGCACCCCGGTATAAAACCTGCGCAGCAGAATGGGCCGAGGATGCGGAACAAAGTCATGGACGACTTGGAGCCTGGAGACCATGCAGTGAACGAGAGTCGAGAGTCCGGCCGTCTGCCGCCATCCCGCTGAACGCTCCAGAAATCATCACCCGACAGCCGTAGCAAGGGCCCGGCGCCCTTCCACCGGCGCATGCAGCGACTCCTCCAACGGGGCCGTGCCGTAATCGCGCTCGAGCAGATCCATCACGGTGCGGCCGAAATCAGCGGGGTTCGTCTCGAAGGCTTCCAGGCAGATCCGGCCGAAGGTGCTGCCGAGTGGCTCGGGATTCCAGAGCAGTTTCCTGGCCGTCCAGGGCATCATGCTCATCGGGTTGTAACCGGGCTGCAGAATGTTCTGATCAAAGGCGTACTGCTCTAGGTGCGTGTGGGGCTGCAGGCCGATGAAGAAGATCGCCGGCTCCACCTGCTGCACGCCGAAGATCCGCTCCAGCTCCCGGTGATAGGCCACGGTCTGGCGGATCGTTTCCGGCCGTTCATCAATCACGTTGAAGGAGTAATTAACGGACACCGTTTCGCGGAAGCCGGCACGCACCAACAGGCGGCAATTCTCCAGCACGGTGCGAAGGTTGTAGCCCATGCGCATCTTGCGCACCAGCTCCTGGCTGCCGGAGGTGATGCCGATCTCGAAGTAACTCATGCCCGTAGCCACCATCAACTCAGCCAGTTCAGCGTCCAGGTTGTCGGCGCGGATATAGGCCGCCCAGCGGATATCGCTGAGCCCCTCCGCCTGAATCGCCCGCAGCAGCTCCTTGGCATCCTCGATATAACGGCGTGCAGGAATGAACTGGGCATCGGTGAACCAGAAGCCGCGCACGCCGCGGTCGTAGAGCTGACGCATCTCCGCCACCACCTCAGCCACCGGGTTCACCCGCACCTGCTTCCCTTCCACCACCGTGTACACGCAGTAGCAGCAGTTATGCGGACAGCCTCGCTTGGTCTGCACGCCCACATAGAAATCACCCGCATCCAGATACCAATCGAGCTGGGGCCAGATTGAAGCGATGTAGTTGTAATCGCAGGCCGTTTTGATCAGACCGGCGGGCTGCTCGTGAATCAGGCCAGGCCGTGGCTCTTCGCCCACCACAAAACAGCGTTCAGCATCCAGTGAGACTCCTTCAATCAGCTTCTCCAGCAGTGGCTCGCCTTCGCCCACCGACACCACCGTGCCCTTGGGCAGGCGACGGCCCAGCTGCTCGTAGAACACGCTCACTGCACCACCGCCGAGCACGACGCGGGCGCTGGAGTGATAGCGCCGGGAGCGGGCCAGGCCCTTGCGCACCAGGCGCAGATTGCGCCACAGCTCTCCATAGAACGCCCCCATCAGACGCAGCCCCCCGATGGCACCGCGCAGGCGTTTCAGCGGGTCGCGCGCATAGAACACCTCGAAGGAGTTCTGCAGGGGGTTGCCGCCCCGGCCATCCACCGGCGCATAAATCTGAATGTCGCGCCAGGAGAACACCAGCAGGGTGGGACGGAAGGCGTCGATCGTGGCCAGCAGCACCCGCTCCACATCCAGCACCGGCAGGGCCGCCAGATCAAGCAGGCGCTGGGGCAGCTGCGGGAAGCGTTTGTGCAGATGATCGGCCAGATACACCGGACCGACGGGAAAGATCGGATTGCAGGGCAAGCGGATCAGCAGCACCCGCTCGCCATTGGGGCCTTCGGCGTGATCGGCAGGCCGGCCCGGCGAAGGTTCCGGTGAAGGTTCGATGGTGGTGGCGTGCGGCACGTCCAGCCGGTTCAGGCGAAGTCGGACGCTAACAATCTCACTTCAAGATCAGTGGCCCGGCGGCGCAGGGCAGGCGGCAGCCAGGCGATCCAGGCGGGCTGCACGCACAGCCGCGGGCGCAGCTGCCAGCCAGCTGCCGCCAGCCGGGCAGAGAGCTGGGCCGGGCTTGGTTGGGGGTAGGCGGGATTGATCACATCGTGAACATCGATGCCGCCCAGGTCGTTGATGCCGGCAGCGATCGCGTCCGGCAGGCCATCGAGCGGCCACAGGTTGGCGGGCAATTGGAGGTTCACCTCGGGCGGCAGCAGCCGGCGCGCCAGCCGGATCGAGTCGAGCACAGCCCCCTGCTCCGCTGCATCCAGCGGGCGGGCCTGCGCGCCATCGGGACGCCAGGGCTGAAGAATCACTTCCTGGAGATGGCCCCAGCGGCGCTGCAGCCTCGCCAGCAACTCCAGCGCACGGCGGCGATCCGCCGACGTTTCGCCCACGCCCAGCAGCAGACCGGTGGTGAACGGAATGCCC of Synechococcus sp. MW101C3 contains these proteins:
- a CDS encoding HlyD family secretion protein, translated to MRLLGLVMLGSFVSAVGLMAVWPYRVVVRGSGQIRPTGETSVIHAPLSGRVRSVDARANQSVRRGQVIAVLDPADLEGRREQLASSRSALERELEALRSQNRAAVQGAELQVEKAQAALQLAQAEFNRFQLLRNSGAIAPLQLDEKAANLEVASSDLAKARRAVEEVRFRDNAQLSRLAQEFAANSGERAQVSRDLGITLVRAPVDGVLFSMQLFNPQQVVQQGQELARIAPSGRGLVAKMTVASEDIDNVKPGQRVDLRLAGCPFPDFGTLRGTVRSVSPDVIRPAAAQAPPQSPAPSAAGTSSGYEVTVVPHTTVMRSGSRRCDVRLGMNFTADITTRMETVLRFVLRKGRFVLPT
- a CDS encoding peptidase domain-containing ABC transporter → MPRYAFVEQYSEEDCGAACVATVARQYGRNLSLARVRELVGTGSLGSTLLGLRRGADAIGFQARAVRAESDLLRHLDTVPLPAICHWKGNHWVVLHVKRRQSYLIADPAVGLRWLSEREFLEGWSNGVMLLLEPDLHRLSQQEEAQRAPFLRFLRLVLPYRGLLVQALAINAVIGLLALAMPLLMQFLTDDVLVRRDSQLLTSLGLGMLLLFVFRNLISLLQGHLVGHFAQRLQLGMLLEYGHQLLRLPMTYFDSHRSGEVVSRISDVNRINGLIGDVVLGLPSQLFVALVSLAVMLAYSPALTVVALLAFLLVVSANLLFLPALRQKTRRLIVQSAENQGFLVEAFRGAQVLKTTEATPQVWDEYQSNFGTLSHLRWKTLQLKLFGSSTTELLSNVTTLALLWYGSTFVIAGRLSIGQLLAFNGMGFNVLEFLDSLVAFAGDFITAQVVFHRLSEVLNGTVEDPKAATKPWVALPLGCEIRCQDLGFHHAGRMELLKDFDITIPGGFMTALIGESGCGKSTLVKLMAGLYPPQSGTIHFGPYGLKDISLECLRQQVALIPQDPQFFNRTILENFRFTYPDAGFDQVVAACDLALADEFIRELPDGYQTVLGEFGANLSGGQRQRLAIARALVARPPVLILDESTAALDPGLERRLLDRLLPLRQGLTTVMVSHRPSVILRCDWIVYLERGKVKFQGRPQDLRDVEPLTPYLLPA
- a CDS encoding photosystem II high light acclimation radical SAM protein — translated: MLLIRLPCNPIFPVGPVYLADHLHKRFPQLPQRLLDLAALPVLDVERVLLATIDAFRPTLLVFSWRDIQIYAPVDGRGGNPLQNSFEVFYARDPLKRLRGAIGGLRLMGAFYGELWRNLRLVRKGLARSRRYHSSARVVLGGGAVSVFYEQLGRRLPKGTVVSVGEGEPLLEKLIEGVSLDAERCFVVGEEPRPGLIHEQPAGLIKTACDYNYIASIWPQLDWYLDAGDFYVGVQTKRGCPHNCCYCVYTVVEGKQVRVNPVAEVVAEMRQLYDRGVRGFWFTDAQFIPARRYIEDAKELLRAIQAEGLSDIRWAAYIRADNLDAELAELMVATGMSYFEIGITSGSQELVRKMRMGYNLRTVLENCRLLVRAGFRETVSVNYSFNVIDERPETIRQTVAYHRELERIFGVQQVEPAIFFIGLQPHTHLEQYAFDQNILQPGYNPMSMMPWTARKLLWNPEPLGSTFGRICLEAFETNPADFGRTVMDLLERDYGTAPLEESLHAPVEGRRALATAVG
- the cofG gene encoding 7,8-didemethyl-8-hydroxy-5-deazariboflavin synthase subunit CofG; the protein is MNRQLHRQNRRRSHAAIRRSRYPVVRWSPSVTLVPTHACFNACTYCSFRRPAGTAPLLTTAEAREQLARRPQASEVLLLSGETAPASPQRAAWFARLLALSREALAMGRLPHTNAGPLSPREMAALGRLNPSLGLMLEGLGPAYDRLHRAAPSKRLERRIGQLVQAGRLGIPFTTGLLLGVGETSADRRRALELLARLQRRWGHLQEVILQPWRPDGAQARPLDAAEQGAVLDSIRLARRLLPPEVNLQLPANLWPLDGLPDAIAAGINDLGGIDVHDVINPAYPQPSPAQLSARLAAAGWQLRPRLCVQPAWIAWLPPALRRRATDLEVRLLASDFA